The stretch of DNA TCTAAGCTAAAGGTTCCCACAGATAAAGAAGGTTACCTTAAACATCTCAGTGATTGGTCTGAAACCGCCGCTTGCGTAATCGCGCAAGAAGAAGGCATTGATCTCAGCGTCGAACACTGGGACATCATTTGGCTGCTGCGCGATGTCTATCAAGAATACCAGCACACCCCTGTGACACGGGTTTTCGTTAAATTGATGGCAGAAAAATTGGGGCCGGATAAGGGCCGCAGTATCTATCTACTACGTCTATTCCCCGAAACCCCAATGCGCAAAGCCTGTAAAATAGCTGGTTTACCAAAACCGACTAATTGTATTTAGGCTAAGCGTTAATTACCTTGAGCCCACCCATATAGGGCTGCAACGCATCAGGAACAACAATACTGCCATCAGCCTGCTGGTAATTTTCCATAACCGCGACCAATGTTCTACCAACCGCCAAACCCGAGCCGTTGATGGTATGCAATAATTCCGGTTTTCCAGTTTCCGGATTACGCCAACGCGCCTGCATACGTCGTGCTTGGAAATCCAAAAAATTACTACAGGATGAAATTTCGCGGTATTTTTGCTGACCGGGTAACCAAACTTCCAAGTCGTAGGTTTTGGTTGCTGAAAATCCCAGATCTCCACCACAAAGGTTCACTAACCGATAGGGTAATTTAAGCTTTTGTAGTATGGCTTCCGCATTGCCGGTTAATGCTTCTAGTGCGGCCATAGAATCACTCGGTTTAACCATCTGCACCAGTTCTACTTTTTCAAACTGGTGCTGGCGAATCATGCCACGAGTATCTCGACCATAGCTGCCAGCTTCGCTGCGAAAACAGGGGGTATGGGCGACAAACTTCAACGGTAATTGTTGCGCGTCAAGAATTTCATCCCGCACCATGTTCGTGACAGGCACTTCGGCGGTTGGAATCAGATACCAATCCTGCTCATGGCTGACTTTAAAAAGGTCTTCTTCGAACTTCGGCAATTGGCCGGTGCCACGTAAACTATCTGCATTAACGATATAGGGTACGTAGATTTCTTGGTAACCATGCTCCTGAGTGTGGGTATCCAACATCAGTTGTATTAAAGCACGATGCATTCTGGCGATAGCACCCTGCATGGTAACAAATCGAGCGCCGGTAATTTTCGTCGCTACCTCAAAGTTAACGCCACCCAGCGCGGTAGATAGATCAACATGATCCTTGGGCTCAAAATCAAATGGTGTTGGTTCGCCCCAATGACGCTCCACCAGGTTATCTTCATCAGAGATTCCTTCTGGCACTGAATCATCAGGCAGGTTAGGCACGTCCATTAGGATGGCCTCCAGCTTTTCCTGAACCTCCTGCAAATTCGTTTTGGCTTGTTCCAGCTGACCACCCATCTGGTTTACTTCGGCCAAAAGTGGTGTGATATCTTCTCCTGCTGCCTTGGCTTTACCGATATTTTTAGAGCGCAAATTACGCTCACTTTGTAACTGCTCAGTCTCGACCTGTATCTGCTTGCGCTGCGCTTCCAACTCATTTAATTGCGCCACATCCAAACGATAACCTTTCTTTAATAATTTCTCGGCGATTTCCTGCGGGTTCTGGCGAACTAGCTTGGGATCCAACATTGAACCGTAATACTCCTGTTAATTTAAAATAGTTGTTTCGTGCCCCACATCCCGAGAGCAACCGCTAACAGGCAGACACAGACACTGGAAAAAATATAGGTTAATGCGGCGGTAACTCGACCTTCCTGTAGCAATATTAAGGTCTCCAGCGAAAAGGTGGAAAACGTCGTAAATGCACCGATAAAACCTACCATTAGGATAGCGTGCCATTCAGCCGCAACATCCAGTTTTTCGATAATAAGCACATAAAGAATACCTATTAGCAGCGAGCCGAGAATATTAACCACGAGGGTACCAAATGGAAAGCTACGCTCAAACAGACTGGTAATCACACCTACCACCCAATAACGCGATAGTGCACCCAACGCACCGCCGACGGCAATTGCTAATATCTTAGTCATAATTCATCTTTATTTATTGGCAGCCTTTATTGGTAGCGTTTGTTCGCCGCACTTTTATTTAAGCCTTCCAAATAATCTAATTTTTCCTTAATTTTAACCTCTAACCCACGCTCAACTGGATAATAATAGCGTCGATCCTTTAGCGCCTCCGGCAGATAGTTTTCGCCCGCTGAAAAGCCTTCGGACTCGTCGTGAGCATAGCGATATTCAGCACCATACGCCATGTCTTTCATCAGTTGCGTCGGGGCATTACGGATATGTATCGGCACCTCGTAGCTCGGGCTATTTTGAATATCGGCTTTTACCGAATTAAAAGCTGTGTACACGGCATTGCTTTTGGCCGCACAGGCAAGATACAAAACGGCTTGCCCAATGGCCAATTCACCTTCAGGACTACCCAAACGTTCGAAAGCATGCCAAGCATTCAGTGCAATTTCCAGCGCGCGCGGATCGGCATTACCAATATCTTCACTCGCCATGCGTACCACGCGCCGCGCAATATAGAGCGGGTCACAGCCGCCATCGAGCATGCGCATCAGCCAATATATGGCGGCATCCGGCGCAGAACCTCTAACCGCCTTATGCAGCGCCGATATCTGCTCGTAAAATAAATCACCGCCTTTATCGAAACGACGGCTGCTTTCCTGTAAAACTTCATCCAGGGTAGTTTCCGAAACATGAACTTGTTGTCCTTGTTGTTCACCCAGATCAATTGCAATTTCGAGTATATTCAACGCCCGACGGGCATCTCCATCAGCGGCGCGCGCAATCTTCTGCTGCATCGCTTCACTAATCACCACCTGATCTTCGCCATAGCCATTTTGGACATCGGACAAAGCACGTTTTAGCAGCCCCAATAAGTCCTCTTCCAATAATGCTCGTAATACATAAACCCGCACTCTGGACAATAGCGCATTGTTCAGTTCGAACGAGGGATTCTCCGTAGTGGCACCTATGAATATAACGGTACCATCCTCGACATAGGGCAAAAACGCATCCTGCTGCGCTTTATTGAAGCGGTGAACCTCGTCAATAAACAGAATGGTTTTACGATTGTGCTGTGCCTGTGACTGTTTAGCCCGCTCAATCGCCGCACGAATATCCTTCACCCCAGACATAACCGCTGAGAGTGCTTGAAAATCTGCCTGTGACAGTTCGGCTATCAGCCTCGCCAAAGTTGTCTTACCGACGCCCGGAGGCCCCCACAGCACCATCGAATGGGGCGCGCCCTCTTCTATTGCCGAGCGCAGCGCTTTTCCCTCTCCCAAAATATGCGTTTGCCCAACAAAATCAGTCAGCCTTCTAGGGCGCATGCGCGCCGCCAGAGGCTGATAGCTTTTTGCTTCAAATAAATCAGGCATCTCGAATGGAACTACTGCGTAATAACATCAACGCCTTCCGGCGGCGTAAAATGAAACAGCTCTGGGGCAATTTCTACATCCGTCTGGGTTTCAAAGAACTCAAAGCTGGAACGTTGGCCAAGAGAATCCTTTATATGCATTTGTGCCAGCTCACCATCAGAGAAGGTAAGCTTCAGCTGCTCAAAGAGGCTTTCAGGTTCCTTAGGGATTAACACAAACACCCATAAATTATTTATTTGCTCTCCGCTGATTTGATAGGAAGCCTGAAGAGTCGACACCTCACCACTGAGCAAAAGTGCAGGCGTTTGCGTAATGCGCGGATCTAGTTTCTGTACGGTCACTTGCTCAAGATCCGGATCGTAAAACCAGAGTTGATGGCCATCAGAAATCACCAGCTGCTCAAAGGGTGGATTGGTTTTCCAATACAACATTCCCGGCCGCTGTACTGCTAACTCACCTGCCATTTCCTGAATGCTGTTGCCACTGCCATCAAGTGTAATTTGCTTAAATTTTGCTTTGAAAGACTGCATGTCAATCAGTAATTTTGTCAGTTTTTCTGTGCTATTTTCTGCGGCAAAGGTGGCTTCAATGCAGGCTAGCCAAATAACGAAAAAGCCAATCAACAGCCGCTTAAGGTGACCTGTATTCTTCATAAACATCCCTAATTAACTTCAGAAAAACTCTTAAGCAAACCACTTATCTAACTGAAATAAAATAAAAAATAAGTAACGAAATAAAACTTAATCCTCAATAGGCGGAGGCGCTATAACTTCACGACTGCCATTGGAACTCATTTCTGTCACCACTCCTGCTATTTCCATCGCCTCAATCATGCGCGCTGCACGGTTATAGCCTATTTTTAATTTACGCTGCACCGCTGAAATAGAAGCTCGTCGTGATTGTGTGACGAACTGTACGGCCTCATCATAAAGCTCATCTTGCTCCGCATCGTCGCCACCATTGTTCGAGCCTGACATCAGCGCCGACTCCGATGGCCCTTCTAAGACTTCATGGATGTACTGCGGTTCACCTCTTCTGACTAGGTCTTTCACTACTCGGTGTACTTCGTCATCAGCAACGAAAGCACCATGCACGCGGATAGGCACACCCGAACCTGGCGGTAGATAAAGCATATCGCCATGCCCCAATAATTGTTCCGCGCCGCCCTGGTCAAGAATCGTGCGTGAATCAATCTTTGAGGATACTTGGAATGCTATACGCGTCGGCACGTTAGCCTTAATCAACCCAGTAATCACATCTACGGATGGACGCTGCGTCGCCAAGATCATATGAATACCTGCAGCCCGTGCCTTTTGCGCGATACGAGCAATTAGTTCTTCGACCTTTTTGCCGACGATCATCATCATGTCGGCGAACTCATCAATCACCACCACGATATAGGGCAAGGTCGACAAATTAGGACGCTCCTCGACTAATAAATCATCTTCCGGTTTCCACAGCGGATCTGGCAATGGTGTCCCCGCTTTTTCAGCATCTTTTACCTTACGGTTGTAACCGCTTAGGTTGCGCACACCTAAAGTCGCCATCAAACGGTAGCGACGTTCCATTTCAGCGACACACCAGCGCAACCCATTAGCCGCTTCCTTCATATCGGTAATGACAGGAGCCAGCAAATGGGGAATACCATCATATACTGACAATTCCAACATTTTGGGGTCAATCATGATGAGTCGAACATCTTCCGGCGTAGCTTTATAGAGCAAGCTCAGCAGCATCGCATTAACACCCACGGATTTACCTGAACCGGTGGTTCCGGCCACCAGCAAGTGAGGCATTTTCGCCAAATCCGCAACGACTGGAACGCCCCCAATATCATGCCCTAAGGCTAAGGTCAGAGGCGATGAGCGAGAGTCATACTGCGGCGACGATAGCAC from Pseudomonadales bacterium encodes:
- a CDS encoding TusE/DsrC/DsvC family sulfur relay protein — encoded protein: MSKLKVPTDKEGYLKHLSDWSETAACVIAQEEGIDLSVEHWDIIWLLRDVYQEYQHTPVTRVFVKLMAEKLGPDKGRSIYLLRLFPETPMRKACKIAGLPKPTNCI
- a CDS encoding replication-associated recombination protein A; translation: MPDLFEAKSYQPLAARMRPRRLTDFVGQTHILGEGKALRSAIEEGAPHSMVLWGPPGVGKTTLARLIAELSQADFQALSAVMSGVKDIRAAIERAKQSQAQHNRKTILFIDEVHRFNKAQQDAFLPYVEDGTVIFIGATTENPSFELNNALLSRVRVYVLRALLEEDLLGLLKRALSDVQNGYGEDQVVISEAMQQKIARAADGDARRALNILEIAIDLGEQQGQQVHVSETTLDEVLQESSRRFDKGGDLFYEQISALHKAVRGSAPDAAIYWLMRMLDGGCDPLYIARRVVRMASEDIGNADPRALEIALNAWHAFERLGSPEGELAIGQAVLYLACAAKSNAVYTAFNSVKADIQNSPSYEVPIHIRNAPTQLMKDMAYGAEYRYAHDESEGFSAGENYLPEALKDRRYYYPVERGLEVKIKEKLDYLEGLNKSAANKRYQ
- the crcB gene encoding fluoride efflux transporter CrcB, with the translated sequence MTKILAIAVGGALGALSRYWVVGVITSLFERSFPFGTLVVNILGSLLIGILYVLIIEKLDVAAEWHAILMVGFIGAFTTFSTFSLETLILLQEGRVTAALTYIFSSVCVCLLAVALGMWGTKQLF
- the serS gene encoding serine--tRNA ligase gives rise to the protein MLDPKLVRQNPQEIAEKLLKKGYRLDVAQLNELEAQRKQIQVETEQLQSERNLRSKNIGKAKAAGEDITPLLAEVNQMGGQLEQAKTNLQEVQEKLEAILMDVPNLPDDSVPEGISDEDNLVERHWGEPTPFDFEPKDHVDLSTALGGVNFEVATKITGARFVTMQGAIARMHRALIQLMLDTHTQEHGYQEIYVPYIVNADSLRGTGQLPKFEEDLFKVSHEQDWYLIPTAEVPVTNMVRDEILDAQQLPLKFVAHTPCFRSEAGSYGRDTRGMIRQHQFEKVELVQMVKPSDSMAALEALTGNAEAILQKLKLPYRLVNLCGGDLGFSATKTYDLEVWLPGQQKYREISSCSNFLDFQARRMQARWRNPETGKPELLHTINGSGLAVGRTLVAVMENYQQADGSIVVPDALQPYMGGLKVINA
- the lolA gene encoding outer membrane lipoprotein chaperone LolA; its protein translation is MKNTGHLKRLLIGFFVIWLACIEATFAAENSTEKLTKLLIDMQSFKAKFKQITLDGSGNSIQEMAGELAVQRPGMLYWKTNPPFEQLVISDGHQLWFYDPDLEQVTVQKLDPRITQTPALLLSGEVSTLQASYQISGEQINNLWVFVLIPKEPESLFEQLKLTFSDGELAQMHIKDSLGQRSSFEFFETQTDVEIAPELFHFTPPEGVDVITQ